The Rhododendron vialii isolate Sample 1 chromosome 3a, ASM3025357v1 nucleotide sequence TATGACCAAGTTCAAATTTTTGTTGGTCAGGAAGGAGATTCAACATTGGCAGGATTAGGGAAGTAGATGTAATCTACGTAATGACTGGGGAACAAACGGTAAATTATCAAATTTTCTCATGTTCCTTTTCCTAATCTACAGTTGTCTGTTCTTTTGGTATTCAAATACTGATTTCTGTTTCTTTCCTGGGCCGATACGAAGCTAAATGCAGGTATCACTGTGCAAATCCTCATTGATGTATTTGACATCAAAGGAATTGTTCACTATGGGACTGCTGGGAGTGCTAACGACTCGTTGTCAATCGGGGATGTTAGTGTTCCAAAATATGTTGCATTCACTGGCTCTTGGAAGTGGAAGGTAAACCATAAACACAAGCTCAATCCCATACTCATCATCAGTCATCATTGTCAAAGCTGCCCTCACTGCTGCTGAAAACATGGGAGATAGTCGTCTGACACCAGTTAATATATTGCCGCTGGTCGCTTTCAATCACCCGATCATCACACATTGCtgttttcttccattttggTTGTGTGATGCAGGAGTTTCACTCAGAGGAGGAGGGATTGCCAGAGCTGAAGTTTGGGGCCTACAATTTGCCAGCAACGGGAGATAATTTGTTAGCTAAAATAGAGTTCACACCAGAAGAAGTATACTACTCCAATGGAAAACCAATGGAAGAGGTTTTCTGGCTTCCAGTTgaaccaaaatggttcaatctCTCTTCGCAGCTTGTGGTATGTTATAAtaacaattttttcatcttctttCATGCACATAATATGTTTTTGGTCCATTTTGAGAAAGTAGGGAAATTTGTATAGGATTTGGAGCTGCAACAATGCATAAACGAGACAAATTGCTTGCCTGAAACACCAAAAGTTGTTCATGGATTGAGAGCTTCCACTGCTGATATATTCCTTGACAATGCAGCATACAGAAAATATCTTTTTAGCAAATTCAATGTCTCAACCGTGGATGAAGAGAGTTCTGCAGTTTTAATGGTAGGTAAGAGTAAAGGAATAATCTTGCCAGATTATTACTTTTAGGCTATGTTTGAATAACATTGATTTTAGTAGGAGTTTGCCAATAGAATGGAAATATAGTACACCACTTCGCTATCTTTTATTTTGCATCCTTTTATAGTCACAGGTATATATGGTCCAAATTCAATCCTACTGCTctccatcattttcaaaattttttcttttctccttttcccTCCCTCAATTTCTGATCCAAACAGCATTGAACTGGGAATAATAGGGTAATCTTCTGTTTCTTACTAACAACAGCATTTAGCtatattttttcattaaatCTTGACCTTTTGGAGGGTTGTGGTGTTCTACGATCTGCAGACATCCATTACAAATGGAGTGCCATGCATTGTATTTCGTGGGGTTTCGGATTTGGCTGGGGCAGCAACAGGGCAGAAATTGACATCAGGACTACTATCATCAAGTAGCCTAAGTTCATTGGCAGCTGTTAATGCTCTTATTGTTGCTGCTGAGTTCATTGGGTTAAGTGGCACAGCATCTCTAAAACAGGAACAGTAAGTTAACATCAGATTGCATCACAATATATCTTTACAATGCAAGACGTTGGAAGATATATTTTGTAGTTTCATTTGAAACCAAGGAAATTGATTGCGTCAGGTGCTTTTTATTTGCTGTCTATTATAGGGCATTTTCTCGTTTCAAATTCGATTGTAGAGTAGCTGATTTTTCTTATTCCTCAAAATGTCATGCAATAAAATAAGCCAACGATGTGCTGTTCGATCTGAAAAGATTAAGGTATTGAGTTTTACATTGTATCATTTGAGATGCCAGACTAATTACAAAGCTCTCTCTTTCACAAAGTTGCTGCTTACTGCCTCTTCTGTCTCCTTTTATGTTTCAATGTTCTGTTTTATTTCCCTTGGTGTGGCAAAgcagttttaacttttaaggaaTGGAAAGGaaactcacaagtcacaactcaTGCCATAGACAACTGAGACAGTAACTTCTTTCTCTGGCTCATTCCTCGTCCACCTGCTTTGTGTAGCATTACACCCAAGTTCCGCCTGTTCCCAAAACATTGGCCAAAGCAAAAGATCAAAGAATACAAACTTAGAGTATGATTACTGAGATAAGATGCGCAAAGAAAAGGGCAGACCATACATCGAAGTGTCAATCATTTCTTACTGGCTAATTAGCATGCTTATGAGGATAATAATAGTCGTAGTCGTAGATACCAGTTCCATTACCTTCTCTACGAGAAGTACATCTGTCATAACCACAGGATGTCTCATGTTGAAGTATCATGGTAGCTGCACCAAAGATTGGTCCACCCCACCGAGGTGTTGAATCAATAACGATATTTCTCCAAACAAAATTTTGCatgtcaaaaaaggaaaagaacgtTGATGGGGAAATAATGCTTTTCTGGAAGACACGATTCCCCCTGTGGTCAGTGTGCTGATTGCAAACTACCAAAGTGTTTTCATCAGCTTGAAAACTATATGCATAACGGAGACTCTTCTGTGTATGAGAAGCTAAATTGAAATATCCCGCAAAGCCAGAAAGTTCTTTGGCTCTGAGAACGAAGGACAAAATGGAATCATTCTGATTGCTCCTTCCCTGATCTTATACCAGCTGGTGATCCTTCTCAAGCTTCTTTCTCTTCTACAAAAAGCTCAACCGCTTCCCCATAGTTCTTTTATAACATATGCATTTGTTTCAGGAGGAGAAAAATGATGTCATGTCTTTTCTTCAATAAAACCCTGATGCATTTCTCCTTAACTGCCCACAGGTGGATAAATTCTCACAAAACCCAGCTCACCAGTAATTGCCACAAGAGCATTCACCATTCCTAAATTGATGAAACCTCTTCCCATCTCTCACAACAATGTCTCTTTCTACAACTTTTGACATGAACTTGAACGCATTATGGCAATCTCCACATATCCTAAGGTTCTTGAAAACCCTAACGGTGGCTCCACGAGGAAGCTTTAGGAGACCAAATACAACTGCAAGCTTCTCACTGTGAGTTGATAAACCATGTTGTTTTTGATCGGACCCCACATCATGCAAAGTATACTTGGTGTCAGGCACATACCCTAATTCCCTCATCTTCATTCCCAACTCTTCAAGATAGTTGTACACTGCTTGCACCTCAGGGTGTGCTGTGTCATCCACCAAGAATACATGTACCTTGTTTTCAACCTCAACCCAACTACAACCGGGCTCCTTCTTAACCCCTCTGTCCCTCATCAACTTTCTTACTTTTGCCATGTCATCCCATCGACCCACATCAGCATACATGTTTGACAAAAGGATGTACGTTCCATCATGTTGTGGCCTCAGCTCCAATAATCGTTCTGCCGACTGGACCCCTAAATCCACGTTCCTATGAATTCGGCAACCACCAAGGAGAGCCTCCCAAATTGGTACACCTGGCTCAAAAGGTAGTCTTTGGATTGCGTCCTCTGCTTCAGAGAATTTTCCAGCTCGacacaacaaatcaataaggCGGGCATAATGATCTTCATCTGGGCGTATACCATATAATCCGTACATGGCATCGAAATAACTACGTCCTTGGTTAACTAAACCTGCATGGCTACAAGCAGAGAGAATAGTGAGGAAAGTTATCCGATCAGGTAATATTTCTTCCTCCAACATCTGTTCAAAAAGCTCTAGAGCTTGAGCACCATGCCCGTGTTGCCCTAAAGCAGCAATCATGGCATTCCAAGAAACTGAATCCATAAAAGGCATTGTCAGAAACAAACAGTGCGCAGCCTCAACAACACCGCATCTAGCGTACATAGTTATTAGTGCATTGCCAGCTGAGAGGCTTGAATCAAACCCTAATCGGACAATCTGCGCATGGAGCTGGCGTCCATGCTCCAATGCTGCAAGCACAGCACAAGAAGAAATAGCTCCTGCAAATGCATAGTCGCATGGCTTTAATCCCTCTAACTTCATCTGGTTAAACAACTTCAGACCTTCTTCCCCCAACCCATTCTGGGCCATTCCTGATATGATAACTGTCCATGTCAAAAGGTTCCTCTCTGGCATCTCAATGAAAAAGGACCTAGCTTCATTAATTCGCCCAGCACTCACATACGTTGATAAAATTGCATTCCACGAAACAAGGTCTCTTACTGGCATGTTATTAAAAATCATGCGTGCTTCATCAACTTTGCCACATTTCCAATACAAGGTAATAAGTGCATTATCAACAGACAATGAAAAGTCCCATGAAAGTTTGTCATCCATTCGTAGAATGTACGCGTGAACTTGCTTCCCAAAGAGGAACAATCCAGCACTAGCACAAGCGCTAAGAACGCTAGTGTATGTAAATTCATCGAGCTTTATTCCCGACAGATTCATCCTTCTAAATATTTCCAACGCCTCACTCACAAAGCCATTATGTACATAACCCGAAATCATGGCATTCCAAGCAACCACTAACTTCTCTTCCATCCCTTCAAAAACTCGACGAGCTGTATCCAGGTCACCATTCCTCACGTAACCTGTAATGATTGTAGTCCATGTTAATTCATCTCTCACGGGCATCTCATCAAAAAGCTTCCTAGCAGCACCCATCAACGAAGATGAAGACACTAATGGAGAAGATGCACATTTCACGTAAACCGATATAAGTGCATTCACTACCGAAGTCACCAACCCAGTTCCTGACTTCACAACTGCACAATGCAACTGCTGGCAATGGGTTTCTCGATCCGCTACGAGGGCTGACGCGGACAGGACGCTAGTAAAAGTGAAGTTATCAGGCGGGAAACCCTCCCGCCTCATACCGCGAAAGAGTTCGATAGCAGCGTGACCGTCGTCGTTATGGCAGTGGGTCGTGATCATGGCATTGTAGAAGACGGTGTCCCTTATCCTCAACGGGGTCGTGTTAAATATCTCCAGGGCCATGTCTGGTTTTCTAGAAGCAGAGTATGCGGCGAGCATTGTGGTTCTTGCGACGATGTCCGGATGGGGAATTTTGTCGAACAGTTGGTGGGCGAAGACGAGGTGGGAGGATTTGCAGTAGATGTCGATGAGGCGGTTGAGGATGTGACCACGGGGTTTGAACCCAGAAGTGGTCATGTGGGCGTGGACGCGACGGGCTTGGGCGTACGAGGTGGGGCTGTGCGGGCAGCATAGTTGGAGCTGGGCTGCGTAAAAGTTTGCCACGGCACGGATGTCGCAGGGGTTTATGGATTTGGTGGCAGCATTCTTCATGTGGAGAGAGAGACGGTGAGGGGTTAACTGTTGCGGACCAGGGTCGTAAACTGACGCTGACTACAGTTGTAAAAACGTTTTACAAAAACGTTTACGAAACATTCGACTTTGGACTGTGTTTCGACTTTGCTTCATAGTTCAGACTTAAATTACGATAACAAAATTGGATGTTTTATAAATGCCTCTATCGATATCAagttgagtttattttttacagaaacgctaaaaaaactattttgaataaaatgagcgggctcagatcaatttttttttttgactcgaGATGGCTTCAATATGCGTATGTACGTTGTTTGCCTAGAGAAATTAGCAACGAGTAAAACCACGTAACATGGAGATAAATATATAGATTAACAAAAGTCTCTTACTATTTGGATTGACTTTATTTATAGGAGCATCATCAACTGGATGATGCTGTTACAAAAATATAGTAGAAATCAGGTCCAATCATGTTTTTTCACCCAGTTTGACAATGACCCATCAAGACTGAAATAGAAACCATCCGGTTTCACTAACCAATTGCATCTTTTGCAGTACTGGAGAAAATGTGTTGGGAATACAACAATAATTTTCTCCTTGGAGTCCCAATCGAAGCTGCAGGTGAAGACAGTTCTTAAGAAAAAACCGAGTCCAAAATGCCAATCCAATTCCTCGCCGGTTTTGAGTACATGCGATCCTATATCATCATCTTTAGATTTGCAATGAGTGAGCGAGAAATGGTTTTGGATTGTTAGGGACGCCACTGATTATACGCATATGAATTCTCGGTGAAATCCATGATTTTTGATCGAGAGACAAGGTactagaaacaaagaaaaatgttgTTATGATAAGAAACTGAAGCAAAATGCGACTCATTGTAAGTATCAATTCAAGGACTGGATGCGTTGATGTAGTTTCAAGTTACTGCATCCCTCCATGTTTAAGTATACTGCATACGTAGCTAAAGGAATTCAGATTAGGCAATGCAAGGTTGATAGTACAGAGCAATGCTTTGTATATACTTGCCCCAAAAATAGTTGATAGTACttgaggtttcgaacctgagaccttaagAGGGAGCAAACTCCGAAGTCTCAAGCCTTGACTACTATGAGGTTATGAACTTTTATTCAAACTTAATGTTACggttttttatgaaaaacattaaGGTGATCCAATGATGCATATCGCACGCAACCAAATAGAAGTGTGTAATGCCATTTCTCCATGAAACTAAATTAGATGGAGGCTATCTACCTAAGATTTCTCTTTAGCTTTGTTTGTACAACAAAGGCTACCATTTGATCAGATCCCATAGAGATTTCCAAAAGAGTAAGGTTTTCGGCATGTCCTAATTCATTGGTTTCTACTAAATGAGATGGAGGCAATCTGCATAAGATTTCTCTGTAGCTTAGTTGGTACATGGGCTACCATTTGATCAGATCCAATAGAGATTTCCAAAAAAGTAAGTTTTTTGGCATTTCCTGATTCATCGGCTTCAGAAATCCTTCTGCCTCATCTCGCGAAAGAGTTCGGTAGCGGCGTGACCGTCGTCGTTATGGCAGTGGGCTGTGATCATGGCATTGTAGAAAACGGTGTGATCATGGCATTATGGATTTGGAGGCAGCATTCTTcatgtggagagagagacagtgagGGGTTAACTGTTGCTGACTAGGGTTGTAAAACCGTTTACGAAACATTCAACTTTGCTTTATAATCCACAcataaattacaaaaacaaagttgTATGTTTTGTAAATGTCTTTATCGATATCggattaagtttattttttacaggggacacttaacaaactattttgaacaaaataagcaaGCTCggataatttttttggggactCAAGACGGGTTcaatatgtatatgtacgtTGTTTGCCTGAGAAATTAGCAACGAGTAAAACGACCTAACATAGAGATAAATATATAGATTAACAAAAGTCTCTTACTATTTGGATTGACTTCATTTATAGGAGCATCAACCTGCTGATGATGATGTtagtacaaaaaaagaaatcaggTCCAATCATGTTTTTTCACCCAGTTTGACCCACCAGTATTGAAATAGAAACCATCCGGTTTCACTAACCAATAGCATGATTTGTAGTAATGGAGAAAATGTGCCTTGAATGCAACAATAATTTGCTCCTTGGAGTCCCAATTGAAGCTGCAGGTGAAGACACTTCTTAAGAAAAAATCGAGTCCAAAATGCCAATCAAATTCCTCGCCGGTTTTGAGTACGTGCTGTCCTAAATCATCATCTTTCGATTTGCAATGAAGTAGTAGTGGTTTCGGATTGTTAGGGACGCCGCTGATTACATGCATTTGAATTCTTGGTGCAATCCATGATTTTTGATCGAGAGACAGGGTactagaaacaaagaaaaacgtTGTTATGATaagaaactgaaccaaaatgCAACTCATTGTAAGTATCACTTCAAGGACTGGATGAGTTGATGTAGTTTCAAGTTACTGCATCCCTCCATGTATAAGTACTGCTTACATAGCTGAAGGACTTCAGATTAGGCAATAATCAATGTAAAGTTGATTTTGACAATCCATGAAGATTGTATATCTAGCTAGCTAAAGGTGCCAATTAGTTAATGAAGAAACACTACCTGAATGGACTTATGTACACAGATCTAGACATAGATATGTCCGGAATTGTTTTATGCATGTGGACCCTTCATTATTTTAACATGTATTGGACGGTTACAAACACAATCAAGTCTTGATTTTTGCACACAAATATGAGCACATAGGCTACACCAGAGAGACAGTTTTGGCCTTCTCTCTTAATGATTCCGACTCTGAATCAGATGCAAGTGCACTTCCAGTACTTTTTATTAGAGgagataagaaaataaaactaaggCAAATGCTAAAATACACACCATTATTCGGGTGTGTATGGTACGCATTTCTTGAACGGCCTTAAATTCATAAAATGTACAACAATTCGTAATATTTgcataaaaattcataacacTTGCTTTTACCATCAACTTAATGTTATGAATTGATGTTCAAATGTTATgaacttacttttttttttataactcaggtgtccgagACAACTTACGCACACCTCAATTAATCTGATCGATCCCACCACCCACTTGCgggggtcccaattaaagccagagcaaTACTCTGAATAGACTGGCCCCAaaaggagttgataacacctATGAGGTTTCACATCTAAGAcgttaggagggagcaaaccctaaAGTCTTAAGCCTTGACCACTACGAGATTATGAACTTTTATTCAAACTTAATGTTatgattttttatgaaaaacattaaGGTGATCCAATGATGCATATTACACACATCCAAATAGAAGTGTGTAATGCCATTTCTCCATGAAACTAAATGAGATGGAGGCCATCTACCTTAGAGATTTATCTTTAGCTTTGTTTGTACAAAGGCTACCATTTGATCAGATCCCATAAGAGATTTCCGAGAGAGTAAGGTTTTTGGCATGTCCTAATTCATTGGTTTCTACTAAATGAGATGGAGGCAATCTTCACAAGATTTCTTTTGTAACTTGGTTGGTACAACGGCTACCATTTGATCATCTCCTATAGAGATTTCCAAAAAAGTAaggtttttgcctttttggcaTGTCCCAATTCATTGGTTTCAACTAGATGATATGGAGGCAATCTGCATAAGAATTCTTTGTGGCTTAGTTGGTACATTGGCTACTATTTGATCAGATCCAATAGAGATTTCCCAAAAAGCAAATTTTTCGGCATTTCCTGATTCATCGGTTTCAGAAATCCTCCTGCCTCATCTCGCGAAAGAGTTCGATAGCAGCGTGACCGTCGTCGTTATGGCAGTGGGCCGTGGTCTTGGGATTGTAGGAAACAGTGTCGCTTATCCTCAACGGGGCTGTGTTAAATACCTCCAGGGCCATGTCTAGTTTTCTAGAAGCAGAGTATGCGGCGAGCATTGTGGTTCTTGCGACGATGTCTGGTTGGGGAATTTTGTCAAACCGGGCGAAGATGAGGTGTGAGGGTTTGCGGCAAATGTCGATGAGGCGGTTGAGGATGTGACCACGGGGTTTGAAGCCAGAAGTGGTCTTGTGGGCGTGGATGCGACGGGCGTGGGGGTACAAGGTGGGGCTGTGTGGGCAGCATAGTTGGAGCTGGGCTGCGTAATATGTTGGCCACGGCACTGATGTCGCAGGGGTTTAACTGATGCAGACAAGGGGTAaatggtatggtatggttcggTTTGTTCATTTGGTTATGCCATTGGAGTCCGGAGATATCCTTATATTGATGAATGATTAGTCCTTGCATGCAATATATGTGTTTCGGAGGAGTCCACACCGCCCTCCCTTGTAATATAGATATTGACCGGCAAAACAATGTTGTCCATGAATTTATGTTCGCTATTTTTACTCATGGCCCTCGATTTGCAAAATTAATTAGTCGAGGTGTAAACAGACATAGTACATTACTCCGTATTTGCCAATGAGTAAAACGCCGTAACAAAGAGACCAATATATTGATCAAGAAAAGTCTCTTATAATTTGGACCGACTTCATTTATAGGAGAAATCAACCAGTCGATGAGGATGTTACTAAAATAGAAGTCATTTCCAATCATGCTTTTTTTCCCAGCATGTGGTGTTAGTTCTGAAATAGAAACCCTCAGGTTTAGCTA carries:
- the LOC131319954 gene encoding bark storage protein A-like isoform X1, which encodes MAAAMRGIMEVMLGVILVGFVDHVRLSVQLKSSHPLHGVVDRINGEGGPYIGLVMAYPTEEAVLVDSGLFVPSSDLPWVDLSGRRFNIGRIREVDVIYVMTGEQTLNAGITVQILIDVFDIKGIVHYGTAGSANDSLSIGDVSVPKYVAFTGSWKWKEFHSEEEGLPELKFGAYNLPATGDNLLAKIEFTPEEVYYSNGKPMEEVFWLPVEPKWFNLSSQLVDLELQQCINETNCLPETPKVVHGLRASTADIFLDNAAYRKYLFSKFNVSTVDEESSAVLMTSITNGVPCIVFRGVSDLAGAATGQKLTSGLLSSSSLSSLAAVNALIVAAEFIGLSGTASLKQEQ
- the LOC131319954 gene encoding bark storage protein A-like isoform X2 — translated: MAAAMRGIMEVMLGVILVGFVDHVRLSVQLKSSHPLHGVVDRINGEGGPYIGLVMAYPTEEAVLVDSGLFVPSSDLPWVDLSGRRFNIGRIREVDVIYVMTGEQTLNAGITVQILIDVFDIKGIVHYGTAGSANDSLSIGDVSVPKYVAFTGSWKWKEFHSEEEGLPELKFGAYNLPATGDNLLAKIEFTPEEVYYSNGKPMEEVFWLPVEPKWFNLSSQLVDLELQQCINETNCLPETPKVVHGLRASTADIFLDNAAYRKYLFSKFNVSTVDEESSAVLMVDIHYKWSAMHCISWGFGFGWGSNRAEIDIRTTIIK
- the LOC131319952 gene encoding pentatricopeptide repeat-containing protein At1g25360-like; protein product: MKNAATKSINPCDIRAVANFYAAQLQLCCPHSPTSYAQARRVHAHMTTSGFKPRGHILNRLIDIYCKSSHLVFAHQLFDKIPHPDIVARTTMLAAYSASRKPDMALEIFNTTPLRIRDTVFYNAMITTHCHNDDGHAAIELFRGMRREGFPPDNFTFTSVLSASALVADRETHCQQLHCAVVKSGTGLVTSVVNALISVYVKCASSPLVSSSSLMGAARKLFDEMPVRDELTWTTIITGYVRNGDLDTARRVFEGMEEKLVVAWNAMISGYVHNGFVSEALEIFRRMNLSGIKLDEFTYTSVLSACASAGLFLFGKQVHAYILRMDDKLSWDFSLSVDNALITLYWKCGKVDEARMIFNNMPVRDLVSWNAILSTYVSAGRINEARSFFIEMPERNLLTWTVIISGMAQNGLGEEGLKLFNQMKLEGLKPCDYAFAGAISSCAVLAALEHGRQLHAQIVRLGFDSSLSAGNALITMYARCGVVEAAHCLFLTMPFMDSVSWNAMIAALGQHGHGAQALELFEQMLEEEILPDRITFLTILSACSHAGLVNQGRSYFDAMYGLYGIRPDEDHYARLIDLLCRAGKFSEAEDAIQRLPFEPGVPIWEALLGGCRIHRNVDLGVQSAERLLELRPQHDGTYILLSNMYADVGRWDDMAKVRKLMRDRGVKKEPGCSWVEVENKVHVFLVDDTAHPEVQAVYNYLEELGMKMRELGYVPDTKYTLHDVGSDQKQHGLSTHSEKLAVVFGLLKLPRGATVRVFKNLRICGDCHNAFKFMSKVVERDIVVRDGKRFHQFRNGECSCGNYW